The genomic stretch GCCCGACAGCGCCACCTCGTGAACGCGCAGGTTGCTGGGGCCGGTCGCCGTGCACCCCGCCAGCAGGGCCGTGCCCAGGGCCATGACCGCCAGACTGAGGCGGGACTTTACCGTTGTCGTCATGACCGTCAGCTTATGCTGCAGGACTGACCGCACACTTAACCCACAGCTTAATTCACCTTCAGAAAAGGCAAGACGGGAGCCGGGCGCTTCTCTGGCCCAGAGCCCGTGGTTTTATCTCGTCGCCAGCAATTCGCGGGCGTGGGTCAGGGCGGCCTCGCTGGTGTTGCCGCTGAGCATGCGGGCAATTTCGTCCAGGCGCTCGGCTTCGCCCAGCAGGCGTACGCGGCTGACGGTGCGGCCGTTCTCGACCCCTTTTTCCACCTTGAAATGATGATGGGCACGGGCCGCGATCTGCGCCAGGTGGGTCACCACCAGCACCTGCCTTTCCTCGGCCAGGCGCGCCAGTTGCGCCGCCACCGCCTGCGCCGCCGTGCCGCCGATGCCGGCGTCCACCTCGTCGAACACCACGCAGGGGGTGTCCGCGCCAAGCACGGTGCTGATGGCCAGCATCACGCGGGACAGCTCGCCGCCCGAGGCCACGTCCGCCAGGCCGGCCAGGGCCTCGCCGGGGTTGGCGTTGAACAGCAGGGTCACGTCGCTCAGGCCGTGTGCGGTGGGTGAGGGAGTGGAGGAGAGGCGAAACTCCATGCGGGCGTGCGGCATCCCCAGTTCCCGGATGACCGCCAGCAGCTGCCCGGCCAGCGGGCCGGCTTCGCGCTCACGGGCCTGGTCGAGCCTGGCCCCCACCTTCAGCAGTTCGGCGTGCAGGGCCTCCACCTCGTCCTGCAGGGTGCCGGCGTCCTGCTCGTCTTTTTCCAGGCTGGAGAGTTCCTCCTCGACTTTTGCGTGGAACTCCAGCACGTCCTCCAGCGTCGGGCCGTACTTGTGCCGCAACTTGTTCAGTGCGGCCAGGCGGGCTTCCACCGTCGCCAGTTGCTCGGGATCCGGGGCGCTCTGCTCGGCCGTGTCGCGCAACTCGGACACCACCGCCTGCACGGCTTCCAGCGCCTCGCGCAGTTCGTTCTGCAACTGCCCGGTGTTCTCGTCGTACTTCGCGCCGCTGTTCAGGGCGCGAATGGCCTCCGCGAGCAGCGCTGAGGCGTTCATGTCGCCGTCGCTCAGCAAGTCCAGCCCGCCCGCCGCCGCCGAGGCGATGGTGTGCAGGTTCGCCAGGCGCGTCAGTTCGGCGTTCAGGGGTTCTTCCTCGCCGGGCTGCGGGGCCACCTCCGCGATTTCCTGACTCTGGAAGCGCAGCAGGTCGAGTTGCCGCGCCCGTTCACGCTCGTTTGCTCGCAGGGTTTCCAGGCGTGTATCGGCTTCCCGCCACGCTGTAAAGGCGGCTGCGTAGGCCTGCGCTTCCTGCGCCACGCGCCGGTCCAGCAGCGCCCGCTGGTTCGCCGGGCTCAGCAGGCTGACCGCCGAGTGCTGCCAGTGAATGGTGAGCCGCCCCTGCGCCCACTCCTGCAACTCGCGCACGCTGACGACCTCGCCGTCCAGCCGGGCATTGCCGCGCCCGGCGGCACTCACGCGGCGGCTCGCGGACTCCTCGCCCCAGAAGCCCGTCACCAGCAGGTCATCGGCGCCGGTGCGGATCAGGTCACTGTTGGCCCGCCCGCCCAGCAGCAGGCCCAGTGCGTCCACGATGATGCTTTTGCCCGCGCCGGTCTCGCCGGTGAACGCGCAAAAGCCTTCTCCCAGGTGCAGCGTCAATTCGGGAATGGTCGCCAGGTTACGCACCTCCAGTTGCGAGAGGCGCGGGCTGGCGGTCACTTTCGGCGGTTTGGACTTGGGTTTCGAACTGCGGGCCTGACGGGTCACGACACGCAGTTTACTGTGGGCAGAAAATGTTGACTGTACTTCTGCACCTTACCGTTCCCTCTGGGCTTCTGCCCCTGGCTGGCAGGGATGACGGCGGCAGCCGAGACTCCGAACTTGTCAATAAATTGAGAATGAATTATCATTATCAGTAATGTCAGACTTTCAAGACTGGGCCTCCATTCCCATCACAGTGCTGTGCGGCTTTCTCGGCGCGGGCAAAACCACCCTTCTCAACCACCTGCTGCGGCAAAGCGAGGGCCGCAAAATCGCCGTCATCGTCAACGAATTCGGTGCGGTCAACCTCGACGCCAGTCTGGTCGTCAAGACCGACGAGGAAACTATCGAACTCAGCAACGGCTGCATCTGCTGCACCCTGCGCGGTGACCTGCTGCAAGCCGTGGACAGACTTCTGAGCGAACGGAAACTCGATTACATCCTGATCGAAAGCACCGGTATCGGTGAGCCCCTGCCCATCGCCCAGAGCTTCTGCCTGACCCCCGAGGAACTGGAACTCGACCCTGAAATTCCGAACCTGGTGGGCCGTGTTCACGTGGACGGCATGATCACCGTGGTCGACAGCCACCAGTTCTTCGATCTGTGGAACCGCCAGGACGCCATCCCCGGCGACGACCAGGATCGCGGGTTCGGTGAACTGCTGGCCGAGCAACTGGAATTCGCGGACATCGTGGTGCTGAACAAGACTGATCTGGCGAAGCCCGAGGACATCCGGCAACTCAGGGAACTGCTGGGCATCACCAATCCCCGCGCCCGCATCATCGAGGCCGCGAAAGGGCAGGTGCCGGCCGAGGAAGTCTTGAACGTCGGCCTCTTCGATGTGGAAGCCAGCATGCAGATGGACGCCTGGATGGAGGAACTGGAGCAGGAGCACACGCCCGAAAGCGAGGAGTTCGGTCTGGGGACGTACATTTACCGCAGCGACCTTCCCTTCGATGCCGACCGTTTCCACGAGGTGCTCGTCAAGGGCCTGCCACGCAACATTATTCGCAGCAAAGGGTGGGTCAATTTCGGGGACGGCGTCGCCACCCTGTGGAATCACACCGGGCGGCAACTGGCCCTGGAACAGGCGGGCATGTGGAACGACCCCAGCCAGGCCTTCAGCGAAATCGTGTTTATCGGCCAGCAACTGGATGTTCAGCAACTGGAAGCCATGCTGAACAGCGCCCTGGCAAAGGAAATCGCCGAGATTCACTGACCCCGGTTCCAAAGGAAGGTAGAGAGCAATGAGTAGAGAATGTTACCTGACAGGCAAGAAGAACAAAGTCGTCAACTCGGTCATTCGCCGGGGGAAAGCCCGTGCCGACGGGGGTGTGGGCCGCAAGACCACCGGCATCACCAGACGCACTCAGAAAGCCAATCTCCAGAAGAAATTTATCCGTGAAAACGGCCAGGTCAAGCGCGTGTGGTTCAGCGCGAACGCCCTGCGTACCCTGGCCAAGGGCGGATTTTCCGGCATTGAACTCGTTTAGAACATTGGACAAAAGAATGGAGTGCTTTTTGTCCGAGCGGCGCGAGTGAATTCAGACGAGCAGAACGAAGAATGGAGTCATATAGAAGTCATTACACGTATGACGGAATTCGGAGACCTGCTCCAAGACTGACTTCGATTGCACGGCCCAGAAGCCATAAGGCCAACCGGGTGGTACTGGAACGTAGAGCAGGCGATTCAGACACTCTCTGAACCGCCTGCAAAAAAAATGGACTCACAGAATGGCCGGAGGTCAACCATGACGGAACGCACACGCACCAATGAAGGCGCTGGGGGAAGCCCTGTATCAGGTCAACGCATCCCTATCACCGTCATCGGCGGTTTTCTGGGGGCCGGCAAAACGACGCTGGTCAACCACCTGCTGCGCCAGACCCCGAAGCGCGTCGGCGTGATCGTCAACGAATTCGGCAAGTTGGGTGTGGACGGCGGCCTCATCGAGTCACTCACGGACGACGTGCAGGAATTGACCGCCGGGTGCCTGTGCTGCTCGGGCCGGGACGACCTGATTCGCGCCCTGGTCGCGCTGGCCTACCGGGCGCAACAGGAGTGAGGCCCTCCCGAGCACGTCCTGATCGAGTTGAGTGGCGTGGCCGATCCAGTCCCCGTCCTGCACACGCTCCTCGACCCGGACGTGAGGCGCGTGTTCGCGCTGGACGGCCTGGTGACGGTGGCGGACGCCCGTACACTGGTGAGCGCCCTGACCGAGAATCCGGAAGTGGCGCTACAACTGGCCTACGCGACGGCTATCGTGCTGAATAAGAGTGACCAGGTGACCCCGCAGGGGCTGGACACCGCCATGCGTGTGGCGGCCGGGCTGCAACCTCTGGCCAGGATTCTTTCCACCCAGCACGCCTCGGTGAATGCCCACGAGATCATGAATCTGCATGGTTTCGACGAGCACTGGATCCCCCCGCCCGTGCAGACCAATCACACGCCCGGCCTGAAATCGTTCACGCTGGAAGCCGATCAGTGCCTGTCGCTGTGGGGCTGGCAGGCGCTGACCGAACGCATTGTCACGCGCCCTGGACACGTGCTGCGTGTCAAAGGCCACCTGAGTCTGGACGCCCACCCCGAGCGGCTGCTGGTGCAGGCCGTCCGGGATGTCATGACCATTGAGCCCACCGGCCAACCCCGCGACAACACCTGCCAGCTGGTCGTGATCGGTCGTGACCTGAACCGCAGTGAAGAACGCGAGTTTTTTGCGCGGGCGCTCACTTTTCAGCCGTCAAACCCGCTGGCAAGGACTGGCGTGGCGGCTGAGAGATAACACGGACTCGGATTGAATCGCTGACGAAGTGAGTCAATCCGAGCGAAGCGGGTTGCGGTGTGTTTAACGAAACAGACGGATAAGGATCAATTCTTCGGCTGGTTCTGTTCGCGTTGTTGCAGCAGTTCTTCCAGCCTGTCCACGTACCCTTCCAGCGTGCGGAAGGTCGCCTCCACGGGCTCCGGGGTCAGCATGTCCACGCCCGCTTCCTTCAGGGCTTCGATGGGGTCGAGTTCACCGCCGGATTTCAGGAAGCGCAGATAATTTTCCTGGGCGGCCTGCGGGTCACGGTCGAACATTTCCAGCAGCTGGTGCGCGGCGCTAATGCCGGTCGCGTACTGGTAGGCGTAGAAGTTGGCATACAGGTGCGTGGAAAACTGCATCCACAGGCTGCCGCTGCGGTCGTGATCCATGCTCACGCCGTCGCCGTAGCCCTCTTTCAGCAGGTCGGCCATCAGGTTGATCATGTCCGGGGCGCTGAGGCTGCTGCCGGCCTCGATGCGCCTGTAGCATTCCAGCTCGAAGGCGGCCAGGGTGGGCATGATGAAGAAGTAACGGTGGAAGTTGCTCAGCGCCTCCTCGATGATCTGCACCTCGAATTCGGTGTCGCCGGCCTCGCGGGCTTGCCTTAGCAGATGCTTGCGGCTCATGGCCTGGTTGAAGTTGCTGGCGACCTCGGCATGAAAGAGGGTGTAGCGCGGGATGCTGAAGGGCTTCTGGAAACTGGACAGCCACGAGTGCATGGAGTGGCCGATCTCGTGCGCCAGGGTGCTGTAGCTGAACATGGTGTCGTTCCAGGTCATGAAAATGAAGGGTTTGACCATGCCGCCGCTCGTGCTGTAGGCGCCCTGGCGTTTGCCCTCGTTTTCGACGTAATCCACCCAGCGCTCAGTGGTCAGGCCTTTGACCATCTCATTCACGTAGTCCTGGCCCAGCGGAGCCATGCCACCGGCGATCCAGTCCACCGCCTGCCCGTAGCTCACGTGGCGGCGCGGCACCAGCGCGGCTTTCACGTCGTACTCGCGCAGCTCGGGCAGTTTCAGCCAGGCCCTGCGCACGTTCCAGTAACGGTGCCAGATGGGCGTGTTGCGGCGGTAGGTGTCCAGCAGCGTGGTCACCACGGCGGTGGGGATGTTGTCGGGCGCGAGGCTGGCGCTGATGGCGTCCGGGTAGTGGCGGGCGCGGGCCAGAAAGACGTTCTGCCGCACGTTCGTGGCGTACATGGCAGCCTGACTGTGCTTGGCGGCCAGGTGCGCGTCGGCGTAGTTCTCCCACGCTTCACGGCGCACCTCGCGGTCTTCGCTGGAGGTCAGGGCGTCCACGTTCCCCTGCGTGACCTTCTGCCCCCCGGCCTTCCCGAAATCCAGGTCCATGTTCGCCAGCGCCGGGTGAATTCCACGCTCGGACGCGAAAGGGGCCTGCACCGCGCCCAGCAGCGCCTCGACTTCGGCGGAACGCACGTGCGGTTTATTGCGCAGAATGCGCGACAGGCGCACCTGCTGATCCCTGAATTCCGGGGTGTCCAGCCAGCCGCGCAGCTTCT from Deinococcus fonticola encodes the following:
- a CDS encoding DNA repair protein RecN is translated as MTRQARSSKPKSKPPKVTASPRLSQLEVRNLATIPELTLHLGEGFCAFTGETGAGKSIIVDALGLLLGGRANSDLIRTGADDLLVTGFWGEESASRRVSAAGRGNARLDGEVVSVRELQEWAQGRLTIHWQHSAVSLLSPANQRALLDRRVAQEAQAYAAAFTAWREADTRLETLRANERERARQLDLLRFQSQEIAEVAPQPGEEEPLNAELTRLANLHTIASAAAGGLDLLSDGDMNASALLAEAIRALNSGAKYDENTGQLQNELREALEAVQAVVSELRDTAEQSAPDPEQLATVEARLAALNKLRHKYGPTLEDVLEFHAKVEEELSSLEKDEQDAGTLQDEVEALHAELLKVGARLDQAREREAGPLAGQLLAVIRELGMPHARMEFRLSSTPSPTAHGLSDVTLLFNANPGEALAGLADVASGGELSRVMLAISTVLGADTPCVVFDEVDAGIGGTAAQAVAAQLARLAEERQVLVVTHLAQIAARAHHHFKVEKGVENGRTVSRVRLLGEAERLDEIARMLSGNTSEAALTHARELLATR
- a CDS encoding CobW family GTP-binding protein, which produces MSDFQDWASIPITVLCGFLGAGKTTLLNHLLRQSEGRKIAVIVNEFGAVNLDASLVVKTDEETIELSNGCICCTLRGDLLQAVDRLLSERKLDYILIESTGIGEPLPIAQSFCLTPEELELDPEIPNLVGRVHVDGMITVVDSHQFFDLWNRQDAIPGDDQDRGFGELLAEQLEFADIVVLNKTDLAKPEDIRQLRELLGITNPRARIIEAAKGQVPAEEVLNVGLFDVEASMQMDAWMEELEQEHTPESEEFGLGTYIYRSDLPFDADRFHEVLVKGLPRNIIRSKGWVNFGDGVATLWNHTGRQLALEQAGMWNDPSQAFSEIVFIGQQLDVQQLEAMLNSALAKEIAEIH
- the rpmB gene encoding 50S ribosomal protein L28, which translates into the protein MSRECYLTGKKNKVVNSVIRRGKARADGGVGRKTTGITRRTQKANLQKKFIRENGQVKRVWFSANALRTLAKGGFSGIELV
- a CDS encoding GTP-binding protein, coding for MNLHGFDEHWIPPPVQTNHTPGLKSFTLEADQCLSLWGWQALTERIVTRPGHVLRVKGHLSLDAHPERLLVQAVRDVMTIEPTGQPRDNTCQLVVIGRDLNRSEEREFFARALTFQPSNPLARTGVAAER
- the pepF gene encoding oligoendopeptidase F; protein product: MTQHQAKGLPRRADAAKDQTWDIEAIYAGTAAWEEASQGLPGKIAGLAEHAGKLGTPEGLLAYLNAADAVEVELAKVMNYASMGASVDGKDAEAAARRDRSVGLASQYSSTTAFARPELLALDEQKLRGWLDTPEFRDQQVRLSRILRNKPHVRSAEVEALLGAVQAPFASERGIHPALANMDLDFGKAGGQKVTQGNVDALTSSEDREVRREAWENYADAHLAAKHSQAAMYATNVRQNVFLARARHYPDAISASLAPDNIPTAVVTTLLDTYRRNTPIWHRYWNVRRAWLKLPELREYDVKAALVPRRHVSYGQAVDWIAGGMAPLGQDYVNEMVKGLTTERWVDYVENEGKRQGAYSTSGGMVKPFIFMTWNDTMFSYSTLAHEIGHSMHSWLSSFQKPFSIPRYTLFHAEVASNFNQAMSRKHLLRQAREAGDTEFEVQIIEEALSNFHRYFFIMPTLAAFELECYRRIEAGSSLSAPDMINLMADLLKEGYGDGVSMDHDRSGSLWMQFSTHLYANFYAYQYATGISAAHQLLEMFDRDPQAAQENYLRFLKSGGELDPIEALKEAGVDMLTPEPVEATFRTLEGYVDRLEELLQQREQNQPKN